The window TCTCTCTTCCGGTCAGCCCGGGTAGTCGCCGGCCCTGGCGTGCGGGTTCGCGTTCAGCCAGGCCAGGTAGTCGTTGTAGGCGGCCAACTCCGGGTCGTCCGGGCCGGGGGTGGCGGTCACGCCAGGGGCAGACCGGACCCGTACCGGCCGGCCGAACGCCTCCTCCCGCGACGGCGCGTTTTCCGGCGACCCGCTCTGCGGCGACGGCGACCCGTGGTTCGGGCCGGGTAGGGAGTCCGGGCCGGGTACGGACCGGCGGGCCAGCCGCATCTCGCGGACCCAGATGAACACCACGAACGCCGCGAAAACCGGCCATTCCACCGCGTACGCCCAGCTCAGCGTGTTGCCGGCGGCGGCCCGGCTGATCTGCCACCAGCCGAGCGCGAGGAAGCCCACCACCAGCGCCACCGCCGCCAGGTGCCGCAGGATCCACGCCGGGGTCCACAGCTGCCGCATGCAGGGAAGCGTACCGGCCGGTCGTCGGCTTCTCCGACGAGCCGTCGTAGTCAGGTGCGCGGCCGCCCGGAAGCCGGCCGCCCGGTGTTTGCCGCCGGCCGGCAGGGGAACCCTACGACGGTAATGCCTCGTCGACTCCCCGGAGGCCGGAGATGACGGATTCAGCGCGGTACGGCAGCTACTCCCCGGCGGCGGCCGGTCGGCCCTTCGAACCCCGGCCGGACCATCCGCCCGGTGCCACCCGACCCTGGTCGGCCCCGACCGAGCCGGGTGCCGAGACCTGGGTCGACACGGTCGACGAAACCGGGATCGACCCGGTCGAGCTGGCCGACGACGAACTGCTCCGCGAGATCGGCAGCCTGCACCGGACCCGGCTGGACACGCTGCGGCACGGCACCGACGCGGCGCTGGCCAACCATCTGCACCGCACCGCCGACCTGGAGACCGAGTACCTCACCCGGCACCCGGGCCGGGAGGTCGAGGCCGCCCGGTTGCGGGACGGGGGCTGAGTCGTGCCCGCCTACGCCGAGCGCGGTGTCTCCGCGCCCCCTGAGGTGGCGTTCGGCACCGCGACCGACCCCGACCGCCGGGCCGCCTGGCTGCCAGGGCCGCTGCGCCAGGTGCCGGCGGAACCCGCCCACGGCGACCACCTGCAGGCCCGGTGGTCGACCGCGGGTGGCCCGTGGGCGGCCGTTGTGCAGGTGTACCCGGTGCAGGCGGGCGGCGCCATGCTCCGCCTGGAACTGGACTCCGACCTGCCGCACGAGCAGCTGACCCGACTCGCCGACGAGACGCTGACCAGCCTGGTCCGGGCGGTCACCGACAATCTCAACGCCGGTTGACCGTCAGTCGGCGGTGAACCCGGGCTTCTCCATCCCGGACCAGCCGCGGGGCGTTTCCGGCTCCCGGTCCCGGTCGGTTCCTTCGATGATGTCGTGGGAGACCGCCGTGTCGTCGTGCTCGCCGGCGAAGTCCGGGTCGTCCTCGGGCGGCTGGCCGTCCGGGGTCTGGCCGAGTGCGGCGGCCGGCCGGTTCTGATGCTCGTCCATCGGTGATCAGGCACCTTCCGTGGAGGAGTGCAGGACCTCTTCCGCCTCGTCCTGGGCGTATTCGCCTTCCGGCAGGGCGTTGATCCTGGTCAGCAGGTGAGCGGGTAGCTCGGCGGCGACCGCCCGACGGGCGATCTCGGCCCGGCTCACACGTTCCTTGCCGAGGTAGATGTCGTCGAGTAGCGCGTACAGCTCGGCACGGCCCGTCTCATCGGTCACCTCCGCCTGCTACCCCGCACGCGGCATGGCAAACGACGGTCCACGTACCGACCCGTACCGCCGGTT is drawn from Micromonospora sp. Llam0 and contains these coding sequences:
- a CDS encoding DUF6158 family protein; this translates as MTDSARYGSYSPAAAGRPFEPRPDHPPGATRPWSAPTEPGAETWVDTVDETGIDPVELADDELLREIGSLHRTRLDTLRHGTDAALANHLHRTADLETEYLTRHPGREVEAARLRDGG